The Festucalex cinctus isolate MCC-2025b chromosome 10, RoL_Fcin_1.0, whole genome shotgun sequence region TACTTTTGGTCAgcctgcatgtgtgcgtgttatTTTGTATGAATTATTGCCCTTctgaagtgttgaaaatggcttgctttctttaATAATGCAATGGTTGAACAAGCATGCCGTTTATGGTGTCTCCTGAAATCTTTTTTGGAGatacaaggttttggcccggCGCCAgcgatatactgtatgtatgtcttatttatttatttatttatttatttatttattgcctcAATCGTTTCCTAAATGATGCAACtggttcaatttttttgtgtttcctggaaaaatctaaaaaaaaaaatgactggcgattattttaagaaggtgttgatatattagggatgtaacgatatccaagcatcacgatacgatatgaaggtcacgatatgataatcaTCACGCTATTGTGGCAGGTTGGAGATATTTAAATAAGACCccattgtataaaaaaaaaaaaaaaaagctcatacaaaaaaaaaaaagcacaatattttaaacacagaaggccaaaacatccctaatgaaaattgaatttcactaataaactagctactagagggtgctagaactgcacaaatggaaatcaacctgactttttttcttttttaacagatgtgttccttttaaatattgtgaacatgacgacgatattatggaagttttaatatcacaatatcacaatattgtccttatcgttacatccctacgatATATGTATAATTACACCACCGTTTGCATGATGTGATGGGTTAAAAGTAGAATTTAGTGCATGTAAAATACATTGcaatatttcctttttttattttcataactgTTTTATTGTCTCAGCTGTGCAGAAATACCATGAGGTTGATTCTGGTTAAACCCACCAATGCAACCCGACGCCTCGACACAACAGGTCAAGTGCTCTGTGATGATGACCGCGAGGGTCGCACCTCAAGAGGTCAGACCAAAAATCCTGAGGGGATGCGTGAGCAATCCTCAGAAACGCGCATGGAGGTGACTTCACCAACACAGACGAATCTCTGTTGTGCTCCTTCAGCGCCCCACGAAACTTCCAATGGAGTCATTCCGTCCCCAAAGGTTTCTGCTCAGATGTTACCGCTGCAAACTGAAAGCATGACCATATCTCAGCTGAGGAACCAGGACTGGCTGCTGCTTTGTGGAGGGGAAGGAGCTGATTCATCCTCAACTGAGAATCAGACAACACGTATGGGACATCCAAACGAGACGTGTGCTTGTTCCTGTCCTGGCTCACAACAGCAACATTCAGAAGCGTCCATTTTAACACCTCAGTCAAATCACACCTCACTTCAAGGTTGTCTCTTGCACAAAATAAGCCTTTCATCCTCACCCCGCTCACACGTTTTCTCTCCCAGTACCCAAATTTCTGACAGTCGCCAGGTCTTCCCACATGAAACAAACAAGAGGGATCTCTCGAAACCTGCAAATATGTATTCACATGGTAGTTTCATGCCTCAGTGTAGCAACCAACAAGCACAAAAGACTCtttcaaaacaacaaacttgCAATCATTTCAAAGATGccaattcaaatttcaacatCCCTCTATACGCGAATGAACATCCTCAGATAAACAGGAAACGTATCCAACATTCTCAGCCTGCCATGAGTGGGGAGCCCAATTGGAGAGAGACGTTTCAGGATCGTGAAAAGCAACACGCTCGATACTCTGTCAGCGGTTGCGAAACCTGGAAGTCCCACGAAGATCCCCCCATTATCCACAAGTGTCACCACCTCTCATCCAATCATATGGCCAGGACCGCCAGTGTTAAGAGGTCATTTACACCAGCCAAGAACCACAGTGTGCAGTCCTTCTCCACAAGTCAGTACAGCTCACTTGATCATCAAGACTGTCAGGTACATGATTATTTTCAATTGCATGGATTCATGACATGTTTACGTTTTTAACTAGTTTAGGGGTCACCAAAGAAACAGAGAGCTTCTTGGATActgatattattattacattataaaaAGTAAGTCTGTAGTATTTGTTGTATTAATTCATGGAGATGTCaagtttattaatttttttacaatatgttgttaAAAATTAGTCTAAACTGATTCAGATATGAATTAAGccacaaaatccacctgttttcatccatcttgctgtcggctgaaaatgacatcatagttgcttgggtaacagccaatcacggcttatttttgttttctgagtttggtcatgtgacattcacaatctGAGCAGTAATTGGTCATCTGAGACCGTGAGCAACTGCAAAgtcgttttcagtcgacaacaagtggcaaaatggccgcctcctgcaGGGCTCAGCTTGGAAATGCACACCACCAAACGGGTGACAAAAatggtgagctatgattggtcgttacctgtgatgtcattttcagttgacaagtggcagtacaaggcaaaatggccaccccttgagatggataagaaATGGTGGTTttggcaaaatggcagcccaCAGAGAATATTAAATTGTTGGGGGCACATAAGAATATatagtattgttattattattattatttttaacttgtaTTCCCATTTTATAACTGCCATGGAAAAGACGAGAGAAGCTTGCCAACAAAATTATTCCTGTTTCTTCTCGTGACTGTCATTTTCAATTAGTGGGTACTAACACTTTTAAGTTATACTTTGAATTGATTTTGCTCCACTTCAGAGGTTCCACTTGACGGTATTTCAATGAGGGTCATATTAAAGGAGAAATTCTCAGCCGAAATCTGTTTTCCTGAGGCAGCCGTAGTAACATTAGATTACACATTATTGTTCACTGCTGGCTGTTCTTTCTTTCACAGACGAACACTAAGCATCTCAGTGGAGCCAAACTCTCGCCTTCAAAGCGTGTCACTCCTTCTGAAGTAGCAGGAAGTGGCGTCCTTGGCAATGGCAACGCTGTGGGATCACTGGCCAGCCATGACACTCTGAGATCCAATTCGGATTCAGGCCAGCAGCTTCTTCACAGCACCCTCTTGGGGGACGCTTTCTCCAAAGTCATCAGAGAGGATTCAAGTAAGGCCAATTGTGACAATGCCACCAGAGAGGAAGGTAGTGTACCTCAGAAGAAGGACATCAGCTTCAGATTGGGTCAGCGCAGAGCTCTTTTTGGGAAGCGCAAACAGCTGAGTGACTACTCTTTGGTGTGTGGGATGTTTGGCATTGTTGTCATGGTGATTGAGACTGAGCTGTCTCGAGGATTTTACAGCAAGGTATttggagatttaaaaaaaactatggaACATTTAGTGTAAAGTATACCCACTTTATTAATTTCTCCTCTTTTACAGGACTCCATATGTTCATATGTACTAAAAGGCCTTATCAGCATTTCGACTATTATTTTAGTTGGTCTTATTCTCATGTACCATGCGAGGGAAATCCAGGTAAATATATGCACATGCACATAGTGTTAGTTTAACTGTGGGCTATTTCTTTTGCCCTGTTAACTGTAACTAATTTcttgtaattgtttttattctattGGGAAGTGATTCATGTTAGTTTTGTCAATGAGGCATTCAAATAAGTTTTGTGCAAAAAAggtcagctgggatgggctcaaGCTCACACGTGACCAGtgctgtagaaaatggatgaatggatggaaggataacAGCTCTACTATAAACCACACACTGTGAACTCTTTCGGTGACGTGGGCCGCTAGATGGCGCTGTTGTTGTTTCACCATAGTCATGCGGACATTATATGTATACAgtactgatctgaatatatgactagatagccgataggccgaaCTTTTTAAGCCGCGAGGCCGTCATATTGCTATTATATTATCCAATACATTtccagtatcgaaattggagaacatttgagaaaaTACTTAATACCCCCAGCCCTTATACTAACtgtctacgagctgtatatgttcTCATCTGTACGTGTACCATACAGTAGTCAGCTCGTGAGGatggaggagcaagatggccgccctgtgacttcaacggcttgcacggatCTGTATGGACTATCGGCGATCCAGTCatttattcagatcagtggtaaCACAGATCCACTAACGTTTGTATGTGTACGTGAGGaatgaccagaaaaaaaaaaaattaaaagctaAAATGGATGAACAGATGGATCTATAGTTCTACAATGCATTCCAAATTACTTTGGTTAAACACTAAAGAGAGATATCTTAAATTCAATCCCCCGCTAAACTCACCAATATATTACAGTGCAGCAAAACTTTCTTCcaaacaattattaattaaattacttACTGCTACTTTGGGAACcttgtatatataaatacacaagTAACAGTCAAATGTTTTCTTCAGCTGTTCATGGTGGACAACGGTGCGGATGACTGGAGGATCGCCATGACCTTTGAGCGAGTTCTCTTCATTGTACTAGAGCTCCTGGTGTGCGCCATCCATCCCATCCCAGGCCAATATGTGTTCAGCTGGACTACTCGATTGGCGTTCAACTACACCACGTTGATGGCGGACGCTGATGTCGACATCATCCTGTCTGTGCCCATGTTTCTGCGCCTCTACTTGATTGGCCGGGTCATGCTACTCCACAGCAAGCTCTTCACAGATGCTTCTTCTCGCAGCATCGGGGCTCTAAACAAAATCAGCTTTGACACTCGTTTTGTCATGAAGACGCTGATGACCATCTGCCCTGGCACTATTCTACTCGTGTTCAGCGTGTCCTGTTGGATTATTGCAGCATGGACTGTGCGCATCTGTGAGAGGTATCAACAGTAAACCTCTATTTCTTACTTGCCTATTTATTGTACGTGATACTACATTTAGTGTTATATTACGTTCCAAAAGGTATCACGATGCACAAGAAGTGACCAGCACCTTTCTCGGAGCAATGTGGCTGATCTCTATCACCTTCTTGTCCATTGGCTATGGTGACATGGTGCCTCACACTTACTGTGGAAAAGGAGTGTGCCTGTTAACAGGCATCATGGTAGGATTCATGACCATCCCTCACCAGAAGCAGAAATTGTTGGTGCCCTTCCCTGAAAGACAGAAAAAGACACAATGGCCAtttaaataactgaaaatgacaaactAGAAATTGCAATCCCCTATGGGAAGTTAAGCTTAATCCACATAAACCTCAAATGTGGCAAAACAACTCCAGCCAGCAATAACTGAAATATTCTAATTATCCATCGCCCCTGTTCTCAGGGAGCAGGCTGTACAGCTTTGGTGGTTGCTGTGGTTGCAAGGAAGTCAGAGCTCACCAGAGCTGAGAAGCACGTCCATAACTTCATGATGGATACTCAGCTCTATAAAAAGGTCTGTTATGTTTTGTCTCATATTGCAAATGTCACCtataaaacactttaaaaaaataattttagtcCTGTTTTGCCCTCAGGTAAAAAACACTGCAGCCAATGTGTTGAGAGAGACATGGCTGATTTACAAACACACCAAGCTGGTGAAGAAAGTTGATCGTGCCACGGTACGACACCATCAGAGGAAATTCCTGCAAGCTATCCACCAGTGGGTAAACTTATCACATCACAGACTTGAAGGTTCAGTTAATGGAACGTGCATGATGTTGAGTCAGTAAGTccgttgtaatttttatttccaGATTTTAGCCTGTATGAAATGTTAGGTACACAAGTGTTCACGCTATGTATTACAGTTAGTCTCAACTTAGTATGACAACAATAAAATGCATGtatgttattttttatgttttagacTGCGAAAAGTAAAATTGGAGCAAAGGAAACTAACTGACCAGGCCAACACCATTGCTGATCTTGCAAAGGTACTCACACCAACCATATATTTGACttctcttaaagggatacttgactcattgagctgttttcagcagtaaaaaaaatatattttgtctataattaatgtggtaacttatttttcatgtacattaatacctttaaaaagtattttttctacttgctgtcgactgatgatgacatcacctgtgctgaggaagtaggtcacgaccaatcatggctcagtttactgaacaACTCCAGAAAACAGGCGAACCATGATTGcacgtgacctacttcctcagcacaggtgatgtcatcatcagtcgacagcaacaggaaaaaatagtttttaaaggtattaattgtacatgaaaaataatgaagttatcaaattaattctgaacaaaatatgaacttttcactcaatggttcaatgagtcaagaattgctttaaaaatgtaaagGGAATGAATATTATAGGGCTGCTCGAATATGGAAAaagtaataatcacgattattttggcaataattgaaaccaCAATAATTCAAACATTTATGTTTTTCGTACAAAACGATAATTtttcagcatttaaaaatattaagaccaattaaaacaaataaacactataattatgtatgtTACTTTAGGACCaaacaatttataataatacatatataataatatatatttatttatttatttctgttggcagcaaaaacttgaagtgggagtgcagcatgtgcactgtgcagtaggacaatctttttttttttttttttttttttttttttttttggtaccaaacgagaaaatgtttacacgtaaaaaataataataaaataaaaaatattaagacaaataaaattctttaaaaaactataattatgcaagttccttatggatttttattttttttatattagttattttaaaaaggttcaaatgtatacatttgctgcgattggttggcaaccagtccagggtgtcccccgcctactgcccagagccagctgagataggcgccagcagccccccgcgacccttgtgaggaataagcggtcaagaaaatgtatggatggatgtatacatTTGAAACAACCctaatcattttcttttttaacaattatgttgattttgtaaatgtggagtgtaatcattgaaattgtaattgaatttcgattaattgtacAGCCataatatattatgtattttagTGCCCAGGAGTAACATGTGTGTCCTGCTCAAAATACCGCAACGATAGGATCAAGAATTATAGTGTCTTTCACACGTTATTATCTATTACGGTAGTTAAAATGAGGGTGTTTGAGTAACAGGGAGCTAGGGCTGGCTGAATTTAGCTCTAAAACAGCAGCTGCAAACTGTGAAGCATAACCAAGCCCTCACAAAAACGGCGTGGACTCTATTTTTGCTTATGAAGCGAGCATCTGAAGCTAGACACTTTTCCAATTACCGTGCGAATCTGTGCCTGCAGTAGTTGATAGACACATAGCCACACAAATACACCCACACCTTAACCACATTGACAACTTCACCGGCCATTCAAGTGCTGCTTATTATCAGAAACTAACACGAGCCAATGTCATCTGTGCATCCAATAAAACTCGGCAAAAAATTATGTCCAGCGTCCATACTGCAAATGAATGTTGTGTGCACTAAGCCATCACTGGTTATTTCATCAATATATCTACCAACAATTTCTATacaattaaacattaaattttcAATAATATGTTCCCTTTTAAACCTTCTGTAAGTTTGCTAGAACGGCTTCTTGGCCACTAAAGGTTCTATTTATTTTCCATGTTCTCTAGACTCAGAACATGATGTACGATCTGGTTTCGGACCTGCAGCATCGAAGTGAGGATCTGGACAGGAGGATTGTCGCCCTTGAGGACAAACTGGACCTGATGCTTCTCAACATGCACTCACTGCCTGACGTGCTCTCTCAAGCAATATCAAAGATGCAAAAAGATTTTCTAGATGACCTTGCCTGCCGTGTCCACTTCCTGTCTTCCTCCCTAAGCTCCGAGTGCTGCTCTGTTCCCGCCAGGCCGCTCTGCCAAGATCCCACTTCATCACAGACTCCGTATAGCTAATAGGCCTCACGCTTTGGAACCAAAAAGACACACACAGAAAGACTTTGTTAGATAACTTTACTACACAATCCAAATTCTGACCTTTTTGAGTTGTAGTTTCAACTTTGTTTCCCAATCATCTTAAATCCATAACCTGTAAATAGACAATTATTTATGCTCATTGATTATTTGATTCGTCTTTGTCTCAAACAAGCACAGGAATAAATGCATAAGTaagaaaatggggggaaaaggcACACAATAATAAAGTGCAAGTTTGAGATGGGGCCGACCTTATGTTCATTGTGTACAATtaataagaatttttttttatacatcccTCAGTGAGCTAAGAACAATCGTCATAATTTTGATGACTCATCTAGaaattttttaatctaaatagtttttgcaaacattaattgaattttatgtataataaaatgctgcgattggttggcaaccagtccagggtgtcccctgcctactgcccagagccagctgagataggcgccagcagcccccgcgacccttgtgaggaataagcggtcaagaaaatggatggatggataataaaatgctatatttgAATAAAGTGTACTTTTAATTGAAAAcattgtattttaccattttattgAGTTATTTAGAAGTAATTATTTTTCCTGTCATCTGTGATCTGCACTAAATGCAAATACTGTACGTTAATAAGGACATTgttccgtttttgttttattttgtaccaTGTGCTGGTTATTTGGTTGCCACAATGAAAATTACTCATAAGCTTAGGCGAATTActcatactgtataaatataaaataagggAATTTTAAGGCTAATACACTAATGTCAGGCATCCAACCTTCTTACGTACGTAAATGGCGCCCAGTGCTGACAGTCTTGCGaaatctttgctttttttcgCTCAACTATTCTCAAAACAAACGTACGCAAGTGGATAAGGGCAACACAGCTGTGGCGTAATACAAGTGAGGCTTAACGAGGCCTTCGCGCACAACCCCAAGTAACCGCCATAATGTTGTTTACCACAACCAGAACAAACCATCTGCCAA contains the following coding sequences:
- the kcnn1b gene encoding small conductance calcium-activated potassium channel protein 1b isoform X3 codes for the protein MRLILVKPTNATRRLDTTGQVLCDDDREGRTSRAPHETSNGVIPSPKVSAQMLPLQTESMTISQLRNQDWLLLCGGEGADSSSTENQTTRMGHPNETCACSCPGSQQQHSEASILTPQSNHTSLQGCLLHKISLSSSPRSHVFSPSTQISDSRQVFPHETNKRDLSKPANMYSHGSFMPQCSNQQAQKTLSKQQTCNHFKDANSNFNIPLYANEHPQINRKRIQHSQPAMSGEPNWRETFQDREKQHARYSVSGCETWKSHEDPPIIHKCHHLSSNHMARTASVKRSFTPAKNHSVQSFSTSQYSSLDHQDCQTNTKHLSGAKLSPSKRVTPSEVAGSGVLGNGNAVGSLASHDTLRSNSDSGQQLLHSTLLGDAFSKVIREDSSKANCDNATREEGSVPQKKDISFRLGQRRALFGKRKQLSDYSLVCGMFGIVVMVIETELSRGFYSKDSICSYVLKGLISISTIILVGLILMYHAREIQLFMVDNGADDWRIAMTFERVLFIVLELLVCAIHPIPGQYVFSWTTRLAFNYTTLMADADVDIILSVPMFLRLYLIGRVMLLHSKLFTDASSRSIGALNKISFDTRFVMKTLMTICPGTILLVFSVSCWIIAAWTVRICERYHDAQEVTSTFLGAMWLISITFLSIGYGDMVPHTYCGKGVCLLTGIMGAGCTALVVAVVARKSELTRAEKHVHNFMMDTQLYKKVKNTAANVLRETWLIYKHTKLVKKVDRATVRHHQRKFLQAIHQWVNLSHHRLEGSVNGTCMMLSQLRKVKLEQRKLTDQANTIADLAKTQNMMYDLVSDLQHRSEDLDRRIVALEDKLDLMLLNMHSLPDVLSQAISKMQKDFLDDLACRVHFLSSSLSSECCSVPARPLCQDPTSSQTPYS
- the kcnn1b gene encoding small conductance calcium-activated potassium channel protein 1b isoform X1, with the protein product MRLILVKPTNATRRLDTTGQVLCDDDREGRTSRGQTKNPEGMREQSSETRMEVTSPTQTNLCCAPSAPHETSNGVIPSPKVSAQMLPLQTESMTISQLRNQDWLLLCGGEGADSSSTENQTTRMGHPNETCACSCPGSQQQHSEASILTPQSNHTSLQGCLLHKISLSSSPRSHVFSPSTQISDSRQVFPHETNKRDLSKPANMYSHGSFMPQCSNQQAQKTLSKQQTCNHFKDANSNFNIPLYANEHPQINRKRIQHSQPAMSGEPNWRETFQDREKQHARYSVSGCETWKSHEDPPIIHKCHHLSSNHMARTASVKRSFTPAKNHSVQSFSTSQYSSLDHQDCQTNTKHLSGAKLSPSKRVTPSEVAGSGVLGNGNAVGSLASHDTLRSNSDSGQQLLHSTLLGDAFSKVIREDSSKANCDNATREEGSVPQKKDISFRLGQRRALFGKRKQLSDYSLVCGMFGIVVMVIETELSRGFYSKDSICSYVLKGLISISTIILVGLILMYHAREIQLFMVDNGADDWRIAMTFERVLFIVLELLVCAIHPIPGQYVFSWTTRLAFNYTTLMADADVDIILSVPMFLRLYLIGRVMLLHSKLFTDASSRSIGALNKISFDTRFVMKTLMTICPGTILLVFSVSCWIIAAWTVRICERYHDAQEVTSTFLGAMWLISITFLSIGYGDMVPHTYCGKGVCLLTGIMGAGCTALVVAVVARKSELTRAEKHVHNFMMDTQLYKKVKNTAANVLRETWLIYKHTKLVKKVDRATVRHHQRKFLQAIHQWVNLSHHRLEGSVNGTCMMLSQLRKVKLEQRKLTDQANTIADLAKTQNMMYDLVSDLQHRSEDLDRRIVALEDKLDLMLLNMHSLPDVLSQAISKMQKDFLDDLACRVHFLSSSLSSECCSVPARPLCQDPTSSQTPYS
- the kcnn1b gene encoding small conductance calcium-activated potassium channel protein 1b isoform X2 translates to MRLILVKPTNATRRLDTTGQVLCDDDREGRTSRGQTKNPEGMREQSSETRMEVTSPTQTNLCCAPSAPHETSNGVIPSPKVSAQMLPLQTESMTISQLRNQDWLLLCGGEGADSSSTENQTTRMGHPNETCACSCPGSQQQHSEASILTPQSNHTSLQGCLLHKISLSSSPRSHVFSPSTQISDSRQVFPHETNKRDLSKPANMYSHGSFMPQCSNQQAQKTLSKQQTCNHFKDANSNFNIPLYANEHPQINRKRIQHSQPAMSGEPNWRETFQDREKQHARYSVSGCETWKSHEDPPIIHKCHHLSSNHMARTASVKRSFTPAKNHSVQSFSTSQYSSLDHQDCQTNTKHLSGAKLSPSKRVTPSEVAGSGVLGNGNAVGSLASHDTLRSNSDSGQQLLHSTLLGDAFSKVIREDSSKANCDNATREEGSVPQKKDISFRLGQRRALFGKRKQLSDYSLVCGMFGIVVMVIETELSRGFYSKDSICSYVLKGLISISTIILVGLILMYHAREIQLFMVDNGADDWRIAMTFERVLFIVLELLVCAIHPIPGQYVFSWTTRLAFNYTTLMADADVDIILSVPMFLRLYLIGRVMLLHSKLFTDASSRSIGALNKISFDTRFVMKTLMTICPGTILLVFSVSCWIIAAWTVRICERYHDAQEVTSTFLGAMWLISITFLSIGYGDMVPHTYCGKGVCLLTGIMGAGCTALVVAVVARKSELTRAEKHVHNFMMDTQLYKKVKNTAANVLRETWLIYKHTKLVKKVDRATVRHHQRKFLQAIHQLRKVKLEQRKLTDQANTIADLAKTQNMMYDLVSDLQHRSEDLDRRIVALEDKLDLMLLNMHSLPDVLSQAISKMQKDFLDDLACRVHFLSSSLSSECCSVPARPLCQDPTSSQTPYS
- the kcnn1b gene encoding small conductance calcium-activated potassium channel protein 1b isoform X4 — encoded protein: MHTTKRVTKMTNTKHLSGAKLSPSKRVTPSEVAGSGVLGNGNAVGSLASHDTLRSNSDSGQQLLHSTLLGDAFSKVIREDSSKANCDNATREEGSVPQKKDISFRLGQRRALFGKRKQLSDYSLVCGMFGIVVMVIETELSRGFYSKDSICSYVLKGLISISTIILVGLILMYHAREIQLFMVDNGADDWRIAMTFERVLFIVLELLVCAIHPIPGQYVFSWTTRLAFNYTTLMADADVDIILSVPMFLRLYLIGRVMLLHSKLFTDASSRSIGALNKISFDTRFVMKTLMTICPGTILLVFSVSCWIIAAWTVRICERYHDAQEVTSTFLGAMWLISITFLSIGYGDMVPHTYCGKGVCLLTGIMGAGCTALVVAVVARKSELTRAEKHVHNFMMDTQLYKKVKNTAANVLRETWLIYKHTKLVKKVDRATVRHHQRKFLQAIHQWVNLSHHRLEGSVNGTCMMLSQLRKVKLEQRKLTDQANTIADLAKTQNMMYDLVSDLQHRSEDLDRRIVALEDKLDLMLLNMHSLPDVLSQAISKMQKDFLDDLACRVHFLSSSLSSECCSVPARPLCQDPTSSQTPYS